Proteins encoded together in one Flavobacteriales bacterium window:
- a CDS encoding MBL fold metallo-hydrolase — protein sequence MAELHCLNVGCADASILKTTSETFLIDCYGIDEHKALLPSDKNITGLFVTHQHSDHYGGMKFLRDNGYNIGYLIHSPYERRYGDASVTLDEWNEFNDHAKYFEGKGTKVYKPYRQDSFEKPWWDRSGLKFWMIGPNRSIATSDTRELHDACLVLTVQSEKRKCAFTGDASDTNLNWVASNTKHFCGDILHASHHASLNGADLDFIKKADPKYSVISTKSGVYESVPHPTALKRYADNTKEKVYRTDVDGTLRFNF from the coding sequence ATGGCTGAACTACACTGCCTGAATGTCGGTTGCGCCGACGCAAGCATTCTTAAAACGACCAGCGAGACCTTCCTGATAGACTGCTACGGTATTGATGAGCACAAGGCACTTCTCCCGTCCGACAAGAACATCACGGGGCTATTTGTGACGCACCAGCACTCAGACCACTATGGTGGCATGAAGTTCTTGCGCGACAATGGCTACAACATTGGCTATCTCATTCATTCGCCCTATGAGCGCCGTTACGGGGATGCGAGCGTCACTCTCGACGAATGGAACGAGTTCAACGATCATGCGAAGTACTTCGAAGGCAAGGGCACCAAGGTATACAAGCCCTATCGGCAGGATTCATTTGAAAAGCCTTGGTGGGACCGATCAGGCTTGAAATTTTGGATGATCGGCCCAAATAGGTCGATTGCGACAAGTGATACTCGTGAGCTTCATGATGCGTGTCTCGTTTTAACAGTTCAATCAGAGAAACGCAAGTGTGCCTTCACCGGAGATGCCTCCGACACCAACCTCAATTGGGTGGCGAGCAACACGAAACACTTCTGCGGGGACATATTGCACGCAAGCCATCATGCCAGCCTAAATGGAGCGGACCTGGACTTCATCAAGAAGGCGGATCCGAAGTACTCCGTAATCTCAACGAAGTCTGGTGTATATGAGAGCGTGCCTCATCCAACGGCGCTGAAGCGCTATGCCGACAACACGAAGGAAAAGGTGTATCGCACCGATGTCGACGGCACTCTACGGTTCAACTTCTAG